The following nucleotide sequence is from Firmicutes bacterium ASF500.
TTTGAAAACAGGCGCTGGGAGTATTGTGTTTTCCCGGAAAAAGAAAAAGCGCCGGTCTGTCAATTCCTTTAGAACTGACGGATCGACGCTCAATACAGGCGCTCAAAATCGTAGCGCCCTATTTGAAACTGTTGTGCCGCAGGTTTAAGTCCTGCCTGAGTGAATAGGAGGTGGGGAAAAATCTAAATTTTGAGGCCCTTGGATTTTCACTATCCAAGGGCCTCTGAGGTCTTGAAATCTCTCAGTTTTTTCACCAAAAATCTTTTTTGACCTCTTTTTCTGGTGGAGGCGGGGGGAGTTGGACCCCCGTCCGAAAGCGTTTCCACAGGAACCTCTCCGAGCGCAGACGATCATTTACATTCCCTTACTCAAGCGTGGGTCGTCACACTATTGAGCTTGGTAGAGTCATAATGCGTGGAACGGTCAACTCTTTCCGAACACACGGGCACCACTAAGGCTACGCCCAGACCCGGCTCGTGGTCCTTCCGGGCAGGACGGCCGCTTTAAGCAGCGGCGAGAACGTAATCGTTATCGTTCTTTAATTTATAAGTGCCCATTTTTAGGATGTTAGGCGCATCCGCTCGCTATTCCTGCTTCTCCGCCCCCGTCGAAACCGGTACGCCCCCGTCGAGGTGGCCACAGGCCGCCGAAACGGCGTCACTCGCCGAGGTCAAACAAGAAATTATGCCTTCTCAGGCTCAGGGTACTCCACGCCGAAGGTGTCCACGGTGACCTTCTTCATCACCTGCTTCTCCCGGGGGCGGTCGTTCCAGTCGGTCTTGCCGGAGACAATGGCGTCGGCAATCTCCATCCCCTCAATGACCTTGCCGAAGGCGGCGTAGGAGCCGTCCAGATGGGGAGCCTTATCCACCATGATGAAGAACTGACTGCCGGCGGAGTTGGGGTTGTTGGCCCGGGCCATGGAGAGCACGCCCCGGTCGTGGATCAGGTCGTTCTGGAAACCGTTCTTGGAGAACTCACCCTTGATGGAATAACCGGGACCGCCCATACCTGTCCCGTCGGGGCAGCCGCCCTGAATCATGAAGCCGGGAATGCAGCGGTGGAAGATCAGGCCGTCGTAAAAACCCTTCTGAATCAGGGAGATGAAATTATTTACACTGTTGGGGGCCACCTCGGGGTAAAGCTCCGCCTTGATGATGGAGCCGTTTTCCATTTCAATGGTAACGATTGGATTCTGAGCCATAGTATTACCGTCCTTTCTCTCCGGCATGTCACCGGTTTCGGGTCTTCATCACCCGGTCCATCTCCCGCTTGGCGTCCCGCTTGGCGGAGGACTCCCGCTTGTCATAGAGTTTTTTGCCCTTGGCCAGGCCGATCTCCAGCTTGACCCGGGGGCCCTTGAAATATACCGACAGGGGGATGAGGGAGTAGCCGTCCTGCTTGATGCGGCCAAACAGCCGCATGATCTCCCGCTTGTGCATCAGCAGCCGGCGGGGACGGCGGGGGTCCTTGTTGAAGATGTTGCCCTTCTCATAGGGGCTGATGTGCATACCCAGAACGGAAATTTCCCCGTCTTTAATCAGACAGAAAGAATCCTTCAGGTTCACGTTGCCCAGGCGGATGGACTTGACCTCCGTGCCCGCCAGCTCAATGCCGGTCTCATACTTCTCCTCGATAAAATAATCGTGATAGGCCTTGCTGTTCTTAGCCACGATTTTCACAGCCTCGCCCACGGCGGGCACCTCCTCTCCTAAAAGGGTCAGATAACTATATCATAGGTTACCCAAAAAGGCAAGGGGTAAGTCAGCCTATCACACCGCCCACAGCTTGGGGAGCTTGGCGTAGAAGTCGCCCCCGTCCTTCCAGACCAGGATCAGGCTGCCCTTTTCCGCCGAGACCCGGGCCTCCTCCCCGAGGAACTGGTTGCTCACCCCCAGGGGAAAGCCGCCGGTGAGGTCGTACCGGTTCAGGGGATATTTCAGGCCGCTGAGGGTGACCCCCTCCGCCGTGCCGCTGTTGCAGAACACCGACAGATAGCCCGACATAGAGGGTGGGAAGGTGATGGTCCGGCCGTCCCGGATGCAGGTGGCCACCGTCTTTTCCCCGGCCAGAAAGCCCTGCGCCCCGTGAAGGGCCAGCCAGTCCAGCAGCTGTAGGTTGCCCAGCGTATGCTCCAGCCGCCCCCCGACGCCGCCCAGCATGACAAACCGGCGGTAGCCCAGCTCCAGACCCTTGCGCAGGGCGTAGACCATGTCGGTGTCGTCCTTCTCCGCCGGAAGCTGAATCACGTTGGGGTGGTTGGGCCGGTGGCCCAGGGAGTCGAAGTCCCCCACCGCCAAATCGGGGTTGACGCCGTAGGCCATCAGGGAGTCGAAGCCCAGGTCGGCGGCGATCACGTAGTCCCCCTGGGTGGGGTAGGGGCGCAGGTCTGGGGTCAGGGACATAGCCCCCACAATATAGCAGATACCGGAAGCGGAACTCACGGCGCTCACTCCTTTTCAGCGGCTGTCTGTTTCTGCCTCCTATTATATACAAAGCGGGGCCCTTTTGCAAGAGGAAAAGGTATTGACTTCAGGGGAATCAATTTTGCGTCTGTAGGGCGCGACGACCCCGGCGCGCCGTTTGCAAAATCTGCCCATCAGCGGCGCGCCGGGTCGTCGCGCCCTACAAATGCGGTTTTGTTTTCTCAAAGTTGATTTCCCTGGTATTGACTTTCCAGATGGAACAGACTAGAATAGCCGGTACTGACTTTATTTTGGGGAGGCAGACGCCTTGCTTCACTACTTAGACAACGCCGCCACCACGCCGGTGCGGCCCGAGGCCGCTCAGGCGGCGCTGGAGGCCATGACCCAGGGCTGGGGCAACCCCTCCTCCGTCTATGCCCTGGGGGCTCAGGCGGCGGCGGCGGTGAAGGGCTGGCGGGCCGATCTGGCCGGGGCCCTGGGCTGTAAGCCGGAGGAATTTTTCTTCACCTCCTGCGGCTCCGAGGGGGACAACTGGGCCATCTACGCCGGGGCCGAGTTCAACCGCCGCCGGGGAAAGCACATCGTCACCACCGCCATTGAGCACTCCGCCGTTCTGGAGCCGGTCAAGGCCCTGGAGCGCCAGGGCTATGAGGTCACCCTCCTCCAACCCAGCCCCCAGGGGACCATCGACCCGGAACAGATTGCCGCCGCTCTCCGGCCTGACACCGCCCTGGTGTCCATCATGCTGGTGAACAACGAGCTGGGCACCGTCCTGCCTGTGAAGGAGGCCGCTCAGGCCATCAAGCGGGCCGGCTGTCCCGCCCTGCTCCACTGCGACGCGGTCCAGGGTTTTTTAAAGGTGCCCTTCACCCCCGAGGAGCTGGGGGTGGACCTGCTGTCCGTCAGCGGCCACAAGCTCCACGCCCCCAAGGGGGTGGGCGGACTGTATATCCGAAAGGGCCTGAAGCTGCCCCCCCTCATCCGGGGCGGGGGGCAGGAGGGCGGACTGCGCTCAGGCACCGAGGCCACCGCTCAGATGGCCGCTTTCTCCGCCGCCGTCCGGCTGGGCGCCGCCTCCTTCTCCCAGGACGCCGCCCATATGGCCCAGTTGAAGGCCTATACCGTGGAGGCGCTGGCCCGGGAGGTCCCGGAGGCGGTGGTGCTGGTCCAGGGGGAGGCCCCCCACATCCTGCCCATCTCCCTGCCCGGCTACAAGGGTGAGGTGGTGGTCCGCTTCCTCAGCGACCGGGGGGTCTATGTCTCCTCCGGCTCTGCCTGCCACAAGGGGAAGCCCAGCCGCGTCTTTGCCGCCCTCAAGCTGCCCAAGCCTCAGCTGGACGGCGCGCTGCGGGTCAGCTTCTCCTACGACACCACCCGGGAGGACGCGGACGCCCTGATTCAGGGGCTGAAAGCGGCCCGGGACAGCCTGTTCCCCTCCCTCTCGTAGAGCGAATTTACGGGGCGCGCCCCATTTTAGAGAAAAGGAGTATTACCGTGTTTGCGTACATGAGACAAAAGCCGGGCTTTTACAAGCAGGTGGCGGTACTGGCCGCTCCCATCGTCATGCAGAACCTGATCACTAGCGCCCTGGGCATGGCCGACACATTTATGGTGGGCATGCTGGGCGAGGCCCCCATGGCGGCGGTGACCCTGGCGAACATCCCCCTGTTTGTGGTCCAACTGTTTATTTTCGGCGTACAGAGCGGCTCCTCCGTCCTGGCCAGCCAGTACTGGGGCCGGCAGGAGCTGGAGTCCATCAACCGGGTGCTGGGCGTGGCGCTGTGGGTGGTGCTGTCGGTGTCCACCCTCTTCGCGGTCATCCTGGTGGTCTGGCCCATACAGTTCCTCAGCCTCTTCGGCAACGAGCCGGAGGTCATCGCGCTGGCCGCTCAATACGGAGGCATCGCGGGGGTATCCTATGTGTGCAGCGCCTTCACCATGATGTATGTCGCCGCCTACCGCAGCATGGAGCGGCCCCAGCTGGGCATGTATATCCTGACGGTCTCCATGACGCTGAACACCTTCCTCAACTGGGTGCTGATCTTCGGCAACCTGGGCGCGCCCGCCCTGGGCGTCCGGGGGGCGGCGCTGGCCACCCTCACCGCCCGCGTTGTGGAGGTGGTCATTGTGGTGGTCCACATGATGAAAAACCACTTCTTCCAGGTCCACCTCCATCTCCTCCTCCGGCCGGGCATGGATATGTTCCGCCGCTTCCTGCGCCACGGCAGTCTGGTGGTGTTTAACGAGACCACCTGGGGTCTGGGGGCCTCCGTCTTCCCCACCATCATGGGCCATATGGCGGGCAGTACCGAGATTCTGGCCGCCTACACCGTGGCCGGCAACGTGGATAAGATCTGCATGGTGGTCTCCTTCGGCCTGGGGGCCACCGCCTCGGTCATTATTGGCCGGGAGGTGGGCGCGGGCCGGCCCCAGCAGGTCCGGGAGGTGGGGGCCGTCATGTGCACCCTGTCCCTGATGTGCGGGGTGGGCGTGGGCCTGCTCCTGTTCCTCTTCGCCCAGTTTATGGCCCCCCTCTGGGTCTTCCCCCTGTTCAAGATGTCCGCCCGGTCGGCCTCCATCGCCGTCATGATGATGACCGTTCAGGCCGCGGTCCGCCCCCTGCGGGACTTCAACAGCGTGGCCATCACCGGCGTGCTCCGGGGCGGCGGCGACGTGCGTATGGCCACCATTATCGACACCTTCCCCCAGTGGTTCATCGCCATCCCCACCGCCATTGTCCTGGGGTCTGTCCTCAAGCTGGACATCCTCTGGGTCTACCTGGCTATGACCCTGGAGAACATTGTAAAATTCGCCTTTGGCGTCCGGCGCATCCGCTCCGACAGCTGGATCAGAGACCTGACGAGGACGTAAAGTGGTTACGCTCTACCTTGCCATTATGTCTAGGCGTGTAAGGACGGATCAGTTTATGCTATGCCCAACTCGGCGGCGGCTTTCTCAAAAAAGGTGGGGATATCCCGTTTACCGTTGGAAAAACGTCTGGCGCTTGTTGTACTTCCGTCTGGCTCGGCTTACGCCGTATTTCTCCGCATACTTCATTAGGGATTGCCTGTATGCCATGTCCTGTGTTATACTCTTACATCATGAAGGATGTGCCCCTTCTCGGCTTAGTTGGTGTGTGACAACTCAACTTTAACCGATTGGGTCCCATCCTTCTACTTTTTTCTTCCTTCACTGTCCAACATGTATTGTACTCCTACAAATGCTTTTTGCTATATTGTAAAATAACTGTAGACATCAGGGGGAAAACTGTGGTAAAATTATATAATAATTCAAATAGAAACGGGATATGTAATTCTGCAGAGTATGCATCAAGGATAAGCGAAGGTCTGGGTAGT
It contains:
- the thiN gene encoding Thiamine pyrophosphokinase, with amino-acid sequence MSSASGICYIVGAMSLTPDLRPYPTQGDYVIAADLGFDSLMAYGVNPDLAVGDFDSLGHRPNHPNVIQLPAEKDDTDMVYALRKGLELGYRRFVMLGGVGGRLEHTLGNLQLLDWLALHGAQGFLAGEKTVATCIRDGRTITFPPSMSGYLSVFCNSGTAEGVTLSGLKYPLNRYDLTGGFPLGVSNQFLGEEARVSAEKGSLILVWKDGGDFYAKLPKLWAV
- the smpB gene encoding SsrA-binding protein, coding for MGEAVKIVAKNSKAYHDYFIEEKYETGIELAGTEVKSIRLGNVNLKDSFCLIKDGEISVLGMHISPYEKGNIFNKDPRRPRRLLMHKREIMRLFGRIKQDGYSLIPLSVYFKGPRVKLEIGLAKGKKLYDKRESSAKRDAKREMDRVMKTRNR
- the iscS gene encoding Cysteine desulfurase IscS — protein: MLHYLDNAATTPVRPEAAQAALEAMTQGWGNPSSVYALGAQAAAAVKGWRADLAGALGCKPEEFFFTSCGSEGDNWAIYAGAEFNRRRGKHIVTTAIEHSAVLEPVKALERQGYEVTLLQPSPQGTIDPEQIAAALRPDTALVSIMLVNNELGTVLPVKEAAQAIKRAGCPALLHCDAVQGFLKVPFTPEELGVDLLSVSGHKLHAPKGVGGLYIRKGLKLPPLIRGGGQEGGLRSGTEATAQMAAFSAAVRLGAASFSQDAAHMAQLKAYTVEALAREVPEAVVLVQGEAPHILPISLPGYKGEVVVRFLSDRGVYVSSGSACHKGKPSRVFAALKLPKPQLDGALRVSFSYDTTREDADALIQGLKAARDSLFPSLS
- the ppiB gene encoding Peptidyl-prolyl cis-trans isomerase B — its product is MAQNPIVTIEMENGSIIKAELYPEVAPNSVNNFISLIQKGFYDGLIFHRCIPGFMIQGGCPDGTGMGGPGYSIKGEFSKNGFQNDLIHDRGVLSMARANNPNSAGSQFFIMVDKAPHLDGSYAAFGKVIEGMEIADAIVSGKTDWNDRPREKQVMKKVTVDTFGVEYPEPEKA
- the yeeO gene encoding putative FMN/FAD exporter YeeO, which translates into the protein MFAYMRQKPGFYKQVAVLAAPIVMQNLITSALGMADTFMVGMLGEAPMAAVTLANIPLFVVQLFIFGVQSGSSVLASQYWGRQELESINRVLGVALWVVLSVSTLFAVILVVWPIQFLSLFGNEPEVIALAAQYGGIAGVSYVCSAFTMMYVAAYRSMERPQLGMYILTVSMTLNTFLNWVLIFGNLGAPALGVRGAALATLTARVVEVVIVVVHMMKNHFFQVHLHLLLRPGMDMFRRFLRHGSLVVFNETTWGLGASVFPTIMGHMAGSTEILAAYTVAGNVDKICMVVSFGLGATASVIIGREVGAGRPQQVREVGAVMCTLSLMCGVGVGLLLFLFAQFMAPLWVFPLFKMSARSASIAVMMMTVQAAVRPLRDFNSVAITGVLRGGGDVRMATIIDTFPQWFIAIPTAIVLGSVLKLDILWVYLAMTLENIVKFAFGVRRIRSDSWIRDLTRT